A genome region from Rhipicephalus microplus isolate Deutch F79 unplaced genomic scaffold, USDA_Rmic scaffold_15, whole genome shotgun sequence includes the following:
- the LOC142784709 gene encoding uncharacterized protein LOC142784709 yields the protein MGYDLRSRLDNAVSIPPSPVDRPPLDGWQPGEPVWVRNFGRGEPWTPASITSTDGARLVNADGPEGETIRRHSDQVKPRELEHDQGEVGDSRCLETAGGALAGGTPRRAPTRSEIAGSPSTPVLRRSGRQRKPPDRYSP from the coding sequence ATGGGCTACGATCTTCGCTCCAGGCTGGACAACGCAGTGTCCATTCCGCCCTCACCAGTTGACCGTCCCCCCCTCGATGGGTGGCAGCCCGGGGAGCCAGTCtgggtgaggaacttcgggcgagGCGAGCCGTGGACTCCAGCCAGCATTACATCGACAGACGGAGCCCGCCTGGTGAATGCCGATGGTCCGGAGGGGGAAACCATTAGGCGCCACAGCGACCAGGTGAAGCCACGGGAGTTGGAGCATGACCAGGGAGAAGTCGGTGACTCTCGGTGCCTCGAAACTGCCGGCGGGGCCCTAGCAGGAGGAACACCGAGGCGAGCGCCAACAAGGAGCGAGATCGCCGGGAGCCCCTCAACTCCGGTGTTGCGTCGCTCGGGCCGGCAACGCAAACCCCCAGACCGTTACTCACCGTAG